One segment of Nostoc piscinale CENA21 DNA contains the following:
- a CDS encoding amylo-alpha-1,6-glucosidase — protein MTNLDTREWLLTNGLGSFASGTVSDVRTRTYHGWLFAATNPPSGRDLLLSHLEASLEVSKGIVALGTNIWGSGEIKPTGYEFLRSFDINPVPKWIWGDEHWQLSRQLLMPYYCGEGCKEVNSHSHRILIHYRYDGIETAILKLRLLICDRDFHRQQTAAGLQFSQLLGQQQVCLQAIASGHFGKPWYLRWTQGKYQADAFWYWNYVLPEETRRGLGNYEDLYSPGYLIVTLQPGDSITLEARLGFPDPQQSPLLPESFAEAVEAEQERLSQIFGYIQTKNRDWKSTTGLLTSQALSAQENHLPPASCPLLNTQSLIWQQLLKASDQFIVYRAAVAGPTIIAGYHWFNDRGRDALIALPGLALVPQRYELAKGVLHTFGLYCRHGLIPNAFPDVDGEPSYNSIDAALWWIETLGLYLEATQDWEFLADQFPIVQQIHKAFVGGTRYNIQVDATDGLVGWYARGVALTWMDALVNGQPITPRYGKPVEINALWYSALCWMSQWAQRLSQMRTEDAPRLAKQAQRYTQQAQQVKVSLQKFWNPMLGYLYDTIEPDDRRNSQIRPNAVIALSLHHCGFSQQQGRQILDLATYRLLTPYGLRSLDAIDPEYVGKYTGMTHERDRAYHQGTVWSWLIGPFIRAWQRFYPKQPIPFNWQPLIDHFLADACLGSISEIFDGDPPHTPRGAIAQAWSVAEVMRHIQGFP, from the coding sequence ATGACCAATTTAGATACAAGAGAATGGTTACTCACCAATGGCTTAGGCAGTTTCGCTAGTGGGACAGTTTCTGATGTCCGCACACGCACCTATCACGGTTGGTTATTTGCTGCTACAAATCCGCCATCTGGCCGTGACTTGCTGTTGTCGCACTTGGAAGCGAGTTTAGAAGTATCAAAAGGAATTGTGGCACTCGGAACAAATATCTGGGGCAGTGGTGAGATTAAGCCCACAGGTTACGAATTTCTCCGCTCTTTTGATATTAACCCCGTACCCAAATGGATTTGGGGTGACGAACACTGGCAGTTAAGTAGACAACTGCTAATGCCATACTATTGTGGTGAAGGATGTAAGGAAGTTAACTCCCACTCCCATAGAATCTTGATTCACTATCGTTATGACGGCATAGAGACAGCGATTTTAAAACTGAGGTTGTTGATTTGCGATCGCGACTTTCATCGTCAACAAACTGCAGCCGGGTTACAATTTTCCCAATTGCTAGGACAACAACAAGTTTGCCTACAAGCGATCGCATCTGGACACTTTGGTAAACCTTGGTATTTACGTTGGACACAGGGTAAATATCAAGCAGACGCATTTTGGTATTGGAATTACGTCTTACCAGAAGAAACACGCCGGGGATTAGGAAATTATGAAGACCTGTATAGTCCTGGCTATTTAATCGTCACTCTCCAACCAGGAGATAGCATCACTTTAGAAGCAAGGTTGGGTTTTCCTGATCCACAACAAAGCCCACTACTACCAGAAAGCTTTGCAGAAGCAGTCGAAGCAGAACAAGAAAGACTCAGCCAGATTTTTGGCTACATTCAAACCAAAAATCGAGATTGGAAATCAACAACAGGCTTATTAACCAGTCAAGCACTATCAGCCCAGGAAAACCATCTACCCCCTGCTTCCTGTCCACTGCTGAACACCCAATCGCTGATTTGGCAACAACTACTCAAAGCCAGTGATCAGTTTATTGTGTATCGGGCTGCCGTGGCTGGCCCAACCATTATTGCTGGTTATCACTGGTTTAACGACAGGGGGCGTGATGCGTTAATTGCCTTACCCGGTCTGGCATTAGTGCCGCAACGCTACGAATTAGCCAAAGGAGTATTACACACCTTTGGGCTTTACTGTCGCCACGGTTTAATTCCCAATGCCTTTCCTGATGTTGATGGTGAGCCATCTTACAACAGTATTGATGCGGCGCTGTGGTGGATTGAAACATTAGGGCTGTATTTAGAAGCTACCCAAGACTGGGAATTTTTAGCAGACCAATTCCCGATAGTGCAGCAAATTCACAAAGCCTTTGTGGGTGGTACACGTTATAACATCCAAGTTGATGCCACTGATGGATTAGTGGGTTGGTATGCTCGCGGTGTAGCTTTAACTTGGATGGATGCACTAGTTAACGGTCAACCGATAACGCCTCGTTATGGTAAGCCAGTAGAAATTAATGCCTTGTGGTATTCGGCTTTGTGTTGGATGAGCCAATGGGCGCAACGCTTAAGCCAAATGCGTACAGAGGATGCACCACGTTTAGCCAAGCAAGCGCAACGTTATACACAGCAAGCACAACAGGTAAAAGTTTCCCTCCAAAAATTCTGGAATCCGATGTTGGGTTACTTGTACGACACCATTGAACCAGACGATCGCCGTAACTCTCAAATTCGCCCCAATGCGGTGATTGCATTATCTTTACACCATTGTGGATTTTCCCAACAACAAGGCCGTCAGATACTTGACTTAGCAACTTATCGCTTGCTAACTCCCTATGGACTGCGTAGCCTGGATGCGATTGATCCCGAATATGTGGGTAAGTACACAGGTATGACTCATGAGCGCGATCGCGCTTACCATCAAGGTACAGTTTGGAGTTGGTTAATTGGGCCGTTTATTCGTGCTTGGCAGCGTTTTTATCCCAAACAACCAATACCCTTTAATTGGCAACCCCTCATCGACCATTTTCTTGCTGATGCTTGCCTTGGTTCCATTTCCGAAATTTTTGATGGCGACCCACCACACACCCCCAGAGGTGCGATCGCCCAAGCTTGGTCAGTAGCCGAGGTGATGCGTCATATCCAGGGATTTCCGTAG
- a CDS encoding peroxiredoxin — translation MSLTYGTEGSLRVGQQAPDFTATAVFDQEFKTIKLSDYRGKYVVLFFYPLDFTFVCPTEITAFSDRYEEFKKLNTEVLGVSVDSEFSHLAWIQTDRKSGGVGDLNYPLVSDIKKEISAAYNVLDPAAGVALRGLFLIDKDGIIQHATINNLAFGRSVDETLRTLQAIQHVQSHPDEVCPAGWQPGDQTMTPDPVKSKVYFASV, via the coding sequence ATGTCCCTCACTTACGGAACAGAAGGAAGCCTCCGCGTTGGTCAACAAGCTCCCGACTTTACAGCAACTGCTGTATTTGATCAGGAATTCAAGACAATCAAACTTTCCGACTATCGCGGTAAGTATGTAGTCTTATTTTTCTACCCCCTAGACTTTACCTTTGTTTGTCCTACTGAAATCACAGCATTTAGCGATCGCTACGAAGAATTCAAGAAACTTAACACTGAAGTTCTCGGTGTTTCCGTTGATAGTGAGTTCTCCCACCTCGCTTGGATTCAAACTGATCGCAAATCTGGTGGCGTAGGCGACCTCAATTATCCCCTAGTTTCCGACATCAAGAAAGAAATTAGCGCAGCTTACAACGTCCTTGACCCAGCAGCAGGAGTTGCATTGCGTGGTCTGTTCTTGATTGACAAAGATGGTATCATTCAACACGCTACCATTAACAACCTTGCTTTTGGTCGTAGCGTTGATGAAACCCTACGGACATTACAAGCTATTCAGCACGTACAATCACATCCCGATGAAGTTTGTCCTGCTGGTTGGCAACCTGGTGATCAGACAATGACACCTGACCCTGTGAAGTCTAAAGTTTACTTCGCTTCCGTCTAG
- a CDS encoding nucleoside recognition domain-containing protein — MYYYGILQRVVNMLAWVMIKTMKTSGSESLSCAGNIFLGPTESALMVKPYIGSMTLSELHAVMTGGFATIAGGVLGAYLSFGIPPEHLIAAFFYDCAYIISCIKINVPRNRSFSNSRKSQN; from the coding sequence TTGTATTACTACGGAATTTTACAGCGCGTCGTCAATATGCTGGCTTGGGTAATGATTAAAACTATGAAAACATCAGGTTCAGAATCTTTATCTTGTGCAGGTAACATCTTTTTAGGGCCAACAGAATCTGCACTGATGGTTAAACCATATATAGGCAGTATGACTTTATCTGAACTTCATGCTGTGATGACGGGAGGCTTTGCGACAATTGCTGGTGGAGTTTTAGGCGCTTATCTTTCCTTTGGTATTCCTCCAGAACATTTAATTGCGGCTTTTTTTTATGACTGCGCCTACATCATTAGTTGTATCAAAATTAATGTACCCAGAAACAGAAGTTTCTCAAACAGCAGGAAAAGCCAAAATTGA
- a CDS encoding nucleoside transporter C-terminal domain-containing protein, whose product MTAPTSLVVSKLMYPETEVSQTAGKAKIDVETNYVNVIDAATTGAIDGVKLAVNVGVMIIAFLGLLAALNALFAWVGSLVNLPQLSLQLILSFVMAPVAWLMGVPWNDCQQVGALLGTKTILNEFIAFLDLKQLIQDGKISQRAVIIATYALCNFANIGSIGITIGGLTGMAPQRQHEFARLGVRTMIGGLLAGFITACIAGILV is encoded by the coding sequence ATGACTGCGCCTACATCATTAGTTGTATCAAAATTAATGTACCCAGAAACAGAAGTTTCTCAAACAGCAGGAAAAGCCAAAATTGATGTCGAAACAAATTATGTAAACGTCATTGATGCAGCTACAACAGGTGCTATTGATGGCGTAAAATTAGCTGTGAATGTGGGGGTAATGATTATTGCTTTTTTAGGATTACTAGCGGCTTTAAATGCTTTATTTGCCTGGGTTGGTTCGCTTGTAAATTTGCCGCAATTATCTTTGCAATTGATATTATCTTTTGTCATGGCTCCTGTAGCATGGTTGATGGGTGTACCGTGGAATGATTGCCAACAAGTCGGGGCGCTATTAGGAACAAAAACAATTTTAAATGAATTTATTGCTTTCTTAGATTTAAAACAGCTAATTCAAGACGGCAAAATTTCTCAACGTGCCGTAATTATTGCGACTTACGCATTATGCAACTTTGCTAATATTGGCTCAATTGGAATTACAATTGGTGGACTTACAGGTATGGCTCCTCAGCGCCAACATGAATTTGCTCGCTTGGGCGTGAGGACAATGATTGGAGGATTATTAGCTGGTTTTATTACTGCTTGTATTGCGGGAATATTAGTTTGA